From the genome of Desulfovibrio sp. JY:
AAGTCGATATGGCTGGCGATCTGGCCAACATGGTGCGCATCATCGGCCGCGTGGTCTGGAGTTGCCGCGAGTACGTCCGCTAGCCATCTCACTTTGCCTGATATTTTTGGCCCCTCAGACGGCCAATTTCTCATCTTGCCCTTTGACTGCCTGGTGCGCCGCGCCGATGTCCCAAAGCCCACGTCCGGCCTATGTTTAGCCTAGGTTGGTCCTGTCCGATCTAGGCCCCACGCCATTTCTCACTTTGCCTGACTCCCCACAGTCATCTGACGACAGAGCCCATGGGGGGCGCGTCTTATTTTTTCACTCCCCTGGGGATCGTGGATTGGAAGGCATCCGGCAAGAGGGGCAGGTGCCTCGCAGGCTGCCCGAAATCGTTTGGAGCGCTCGGTCCGGCCTCGGGGGCGACACGTGCGCGCACCCATCTGCCCCCCGGAGATCATGCTGGTCGTCTGTGCGTGCAGATCGGCTTCCGTCGAAAGTCGACTACAATTTATAGTCAATAATCCTCGTTATTCGAAGGTTTTTCCATTCCAGGAAACGACCCTGTTTCTTCCTGCGTTTTTTGCTTCATAGAGGGCCTTGTCAGCATAATACATAATGTCGGAAAGATTCTGATCCTCTTTGCGTTCGACTATTCCAATGGATACAGTGAATGCAATACTGCCATCAGGCCCGTCGACATTTAATTGAGCCAGAGTTTGTCTGAGCCGTTCAGCGATTTGTCCCGCGCCTTCTGAAGTGGTCTCAGGTAAGATCGCCGCGAATTCTTCACCGCCAACCCTTCCAAACACATCTGTCTGGCGAAAGAGTTTTCGACATTCTGCGGAAAGGACTCTTAGAACATCGTCGCCTATGGCATGTCCAAAAGTGTCATTAATAATTTTAAAATGATCAATATCAAGCATGAGAAAAGATACAGGTCTGTCATAGCGTTCTGAATGAACAATTTCTTCCTCGGCTCTTTCCAGAAAGCGATGGCGGTTGTTCGCGCCAGTGAGAGCGTCGGTGGTGGCGAGATGGTTTAACTGAAATTCCAATTGCTTTCGCCTGGTGATGTCGTCAAGAATTATCAAAATTCCAGAAAATTTACCTGATACATCCAACATATGGGCAAGAAATACATCGAAGTATTGATTCGCACCGAAGGAGTCTATCTTTACCTCTAATCTATGGGAAAGAGCATCTCCTGCGGAAAATGAACGTACTGCGTCTTTCAGCCAAGGCAAATAATCATCGAGAGGCTTACGAAGTCCCTCAGCTTCCCGGTTTAACGTACTGTGTCCTCCAGAGTAATACATTTCTCCTGAGTCCATACCTAATCCAAGTAAATCGGTGGCTGAAAGGTTCATGCTGTCCAGCAAGCCTTCCTTGTCGATCAAAAATACAGGACGAGGAGTACTTTCAAATACGGTAAGATACTTATTCTTTTCATTTGATAGACGACGATTTGCTTTTTCAAGTCTTGAAATTTGTTCGGAATCTTCTGTGGTTACCCACTCGGCGCACAAGGCGATTTCAAAGCGATCGAAGCTCCTTAAGATAAAACGAATCCATGGTTGTTTGAATTCTTCATCTCCCTTCTCTGTTAACAGGTCGATATACGTATCTCTATAATACTTGAGAAGTCCAAGAAACATACTCAAGTTAATACCGCGCTCACGATGTCGCTTGGCCTCGAGCCTTCCGAATTCTGTAACGGAATCGGTGGTGTAGTCTTCATCTGGGTTGAATTGTGGCTCTCCCTCCCCATGCCTGTAACGAGCCATGCACAGGGCAGCTGTCAGGCCGGATATGGACATACGCCAAGCATCAAGTAATGTTGAAGTATATTTGGTAAAGTCATGTTGCTTGGCATATGAAAGAATACGCTCCATAAGCCAAGCCTCATTGTCTCGCAAAAATTGTGGGAGTTGATCCACCGCGCATTCTCCGAATGGATTGTAAATTTCAAGCTTCTACAAGTATGCGCTTCGAATGATTTTTAAAATTTCGTTAGAACATACTATATATAAAAGATGCTAGATAAAATAATAGCTCATGAAGACGGTCCGCTGCAACACTTTGTTATGCCCTTGGCCTCACGACCTTTGCGGAAAAATGTGGGCACTGACCACGGTGCCTATAGCCCTTCTCCCCCTCGCATGCCTGTCGGGTGAGCCCACTCTGGGGGCTGTCGGCTCTGTGGCGCCCGGTCCGGGGACGGCGTGCCCGCAATCGCTCCCCAAATGCGGACGAGGCCGGGGAGATGTTCTCTCCCCGGCCTCGTCCGTCATCAATGGTCGTCCTGTCTTTTCCTTATTGGATATGGCCCCCCACGCTGCGCCATGAGCGTCCGGGGGAACCTGGGCCCTGTGATCCCGCGTCAGCCGTCCGCCTCGCCCGGGGCGGCGTCTCCGGCCGCATCCGGGGACACGGGCGTGCGCGACACCACGTGGAACGGGGAAATGTCGGCATCGAGCCCCACTTTCGATTCGGAAGATTCCTTGGCCACGCGCAGGGCCGTCAGCGTGCCCACCCGGCGCAGTTTCGGGTCGAGCACGGACAGCGTGTCGCCCTCCCGCACCCCGTGGGCGCTGCCAAGACCAAAGAGGATGTCCCAGTGGTCCTTCGCCTTGGCCAGCTTGTAGATGGGGCCGAGGCCCTCGGCATGCAGCCGCTCTTCTTCCTTGCCGGCCCGGCGGTAGGCGTACACCAACAGCAGGGCGGCCAGGGGAATAATGGCCATCACCACCCACCAGGGGCCAAAGCCCAGGAAGCGTTCGGAACGCGACACGTAGCTTCCCCGCATGGCGGCGGCGTCGGGGAACACGTCGACCATCACCATGGAGCGTTCCTGGTCCGGTCCCGGCGGATGCAGCTGTTCCTTGGGGAAGACCGTCACGGCATAGTGGCCGGGAGGCGTTTGCGGGCTCACCGTGAACACGCCGCGCCAGACGCGGCCGCGCAATTCCTGGAAGTGGACGGCGATGCCGGGCGCATCGGCGTGGATGGCCAGCACCTTGTCGTTGAGCAGGGCAATCCGCTCGTTCTCCTCGTCCGGATCGTCGGAGCGGGGCCGGGCGTAAACATTCTGGACGGACTCGGGAAGTTTGCCCACCACTTCATGGTGTTCTCCGGGCAGGCTGCGCAAAACGTCCGAGCGGGCGTCGAAGACGAGGTAGAGCACGACATCCGCGATGGTTGCCAGGAAAAGGACGAACAGGAGCACCGACAGCCGCGGCAAAATGTGTCGCATGGCGCCTCCGCGCTACTGCGCCAGGGGTTCGGCCTGCTGCGCGGCCTTCATGTCCCGTGCTTCCAGGCGCTTGATGCGCCACAGCACGATGTAGGCGAGGGCGATGGTGGGCACGAAGAGCGGCACGTAGCAGTGCAGAAACGTCTCGGAAAAATCGGCCGTGGTGTTGAAGCATTTCGAAAAAGTGTAGGTCAGCTCGGCGATGATCAGGACGTCCATGGTGATCAGGGTGACGGCCCGCTTGGCGGCGTGGGACAGGGACATGGCGCACACTCCTTGGAGAGTAAGGCGGAAGCGCCCCGTTTCCGGAACGCCTCCGCCGATTGGGGTGGGGGTTACTTTTTGCGCAGGTCCTGCTTGGAGACATTCATGACCTTGGCGGCCTTCTTCTTCTCGCCTTCCACGGTGTAGGCGATGCGCAGGATGTCGCCGGGCTGGGGCGGAATCCCGATCTTGGCCTCGCTGACGTCATAGACGGTCTGGATGCCGGTGGACTTGCCGTAGGGGCTCGCGGGGCCGAAGTTGGTGTCGTAGGCTTCGATCTTGATGGTTTTCTGGGCGTTGTTGCTTTCCAGGCATTTCCCCTGGACCACGCTGAAGGCCAGGGCCTGTCCGGCCGCGAATATCAGGCCGAGGGCCAGGGCCAGGGCGACAAGGGTATGTTGACGGCGCATGGCGGTTCCTCCGTTGACTGGGTTAGGCGGATTGTTCCCGGGCTTTCTTGGCGCGCAGTTCCTGGGCCGCGCCGGAGAGCATGATCCTGATGATCCACAGGCAGATGAGCGTGATGGTTCCGAGAATGACCACCGTGGCCGCGGCGTTGAACTTGAACTGCTTGAGGATGATGGAGAGCATGCAGCACAAGACGGCCACGCCGAAGGCCAGGCGGATGCCGTAGCCCTTGGCGTACTTGGTGGCCACGGTGCCGATCTGGGCGCCGATGGCCGCGCCGGAGAGCATCACGAAGACGGCCACGAGTTCGATGCGTCCCTTGAGGGCGTAGGTGAACGAGCCGTAAAGGCCGGAGATCATGACCTCGAAGAGGTCGGTGCCCACGGCGATGTGGGTCGGGCAGCCGATGAGGTAGACCAGGGCCGGCATGCGGAAGAGACCGCCGCCGATGCCGAGGAAGCCCGCCAGCACGCCGGTGAGGTAGCTGACCAGGATGGGCAGCCAGACCGAGCAGGTGAAGCCGGCCGTCTTGAAGTACATCATGGGCGGGATGTTGATCCGCTGCATGGTCTTGTACCAGGTCAGGCCTTCGCCGCTCTCCCCACTACTATTATTCTTTTTCTTGCTGGTCGCCTTGTGATAGTCATAAAAGACCATCCAGGAAATCAGGGCCAAAAGCACCACGTACACCCAGCGCACGACCGGCCCGATGGTGCCTAGCCGCTCGAGTTTCATGACGATCTGGGCGCCGCATTCGATGCCGATCATGGTGCCGATCAGCATGACGAAGCCGAGTTTGTAGTCCACGTTGCCGAATTTGGCGTGGCGCATGGTGGAGATCATCGATTTGCCGGCGATGTGGGCGATGTCGGTGCCGATGGCGAAGGCCATGGGAAAACCCAGGATGTTAAGGCCCGGCGTGACCATCCAGGCGCCGGCCATGCCGAAGAAACCGCCGATGACGCCGACCGAGAAGCCGATCAGCACGAGGCCGGGCCATAAAATTTCCACACCCGCGATGGGCATGTACAGGTAAAGCCAACTGGTATCCATGGCGTATCCTCCTTGCAGGGTGTGGCGCTAGTTTTCGATGATCTTGCGGGACTTGAGGTCAAGCCCGGTACGGGACATGATGAAGTCCATGAGCACGCCGAGGAAGCAGCCGTAGCCGGCGGTCAGCACCACGGCCCATACCGCGAACAGCACTGGGTTGAAGTTGTAGAGGTCGGCGAAGTATTTCAGGACCTCCGAAGTGATGACACGCGTATCGGCCACGACGACCAGTTCGCTCGCCCCACCACCGGCGGCCAGGGCCAGCGCCGGAATGAGCAATCCCGAAAGCAGGGTCAATCCCGTTACCCAGAACGTGCGACGCAACATACGTACCTCCAGCGGTTGCAGTTATTTAACCACGAACACGGAACAGGGAGAGTGGGCCACCACGCCCTGGGCGACGCTGCCGACCAGCAGACGCTCCAGCCTGGATTTGCCCTTATGTCCGATGACGATGCGATCCGCCTTCATTTCCTTGGCGTAGGTCACGATGGAATTGGCCGGCGATTCGCTTTGCTCCACATGGGTCTCGGCGCGCACCCCCTTGGCGGCGGCGGCTTCCTTTGCCGTGGCCACGGTCTTTTCGGCTACAGCCCGCAGCTTGTCGTTCATGCCCGGCGGCATGTCGTCGATATCGTCGAGCAGCGAGGCCACGGAGATGATGGTGAGCTCGGCCGCTTTGTCGACGGCCATGGCAACGGCTGTTTCCAGGACTTTTCCGGCAAAGGCGGAATCGTCGATGGCCACGAGGATTTTCATGGAGCACGCCCTCTCTTTATAGGTTGCGGCGATCGGGTACGGGCCACGCTGGCCCGGCGATTGTTCCAAAAAGAGCAATCGCCATGCCAGCAGCCTTTTTTGCCAAATATAGCCTTTTTATTTCGTATAGATACCGGAAATATGGAAAACCGGTATTGACACCTTTGCCGGATTTTGCAAGATGGAAAAAAAGACCTGTATCGGAAAAAGTTCTTGAGATTCCGGTAGAAAGAGAAATCCGGCAAGTTATTGCCGGATACTGACCGGATGGGGATGACGAGGCTGCGGCCGGATTTCGCTCTTTTTTTCACACAGGGGGGGACGGCGATGACCTGGATCGACATACCCAGCCGGATACAAGCCCGATTTCTCCCGTTTTATGCGCCAAACAAGCTGCGTGTGCGAACGAAGCTTTTGGCCGTGCTCATTCCCTCCATGGTGGCTATTCTGCTTGTCACGGGCTACGTCACCTACATTTTCTCGCAACAATTCCTGCAAGAAGCCCTGGAACGTAGCGGGATCGTGCAAACCCTGGCCTTGTCCAAGGCCCTGGAAGACGCCTTGGCCCGGGGCCGGCGCGACCTGCTTTTTTTCGCCGGCGAAAGGCCGACCGCCGAGGCCATGGCCGCCTATCTCTCGCGGATAAACGCCCTGCGCCCCTTTCCCTACTGTGAATTCGGCTACCTGGATCTGGAAGGCCACGAGCACGTCTATTACGTCACCTTGCACGGCAAGGCGGTCCGGCTGCCGGACGCCGCCATCCCGGACATCCGGCCGAGTCCCTTCCGCCTGGTGGAGGAAGCGCGCGGGCTGGGCCCCGGCCAGGTCGTCCTCGGTCCCCTGGCCCAGCTCGACTACCACCTGACCCTCGGCACGGGCGAGGACGTGGCCATGGGCGACGAGGTCTACCGCCTGATCACGCCCCGCGCCGACGCCGCCGGCCGGATCGTGGGCGTGTACATCCTGAGCATCGGGGCCCGGGACCTGCGCAACATCCTGTCGCTGTACAACTCCATTCACTCGCCCCTGCACGGCTTCGAGCGCAGCCTGGAAGTCCGGTTCAGTTTCCTCTTCGACACCGAGGGCTGGGTGCTGTTCCAGTCGGCCGATGTCGGCGATCCCGGCCTGGAGCTCACCACGTATCTGGCCAGGGCCGGCTACTCCGGAACGCTCGGGCGGCGCGGCATGGAATCGGCCTTTCGGCCCGAGTCCCATTACAAGCATTTCTGGCGGATGATCGGCGACGTGCGCGAGGGCAAAAGCGGCATCATCGACCAGGCCGACGACGGCCAACTCGACGTCGGCGGTTTTCGGGCCAGCTACATGCCCTATGCCCCGGTGCGGTTTGCCTCGTCGGAAAACGGCCCGTTCAAGGTGGTGGCCGGCGTGGCCTACATGGACAAGACGCGCATGACCCTGCGCGCCGGCTACAAGCAGGTGGACGTGGTGTTCATCATCACGCTTTCGGCCATCATCCTGGTCACGGGGCTCATCACCTTGCTCGCCCGGGCCATCACCCGCCCCATTATCGACCTGTCCCGGTCCGTTTCCAGCATCGAGTCCACAAACGGGCTTTCCCCCCTCAAGCTGCCGGACCACGACCACGAGACCACGCTTTTAAAAAACGCCATCAACGCCATGATCGCGGCCTTGCGCCGCCAGTGGGACGAGATCAAAAGCCGCGACAGGAAGATCGAGCAGGTGCGCATGCGCGAGGCGGCCAGCCCGGACCCGGCCATGCTCGGGGGAACGGCCGGGCTTTTCCCGGAAATAAAGGGTGTGGGGCCGCTTCTGGAGCGGCTGCGGGCGGAAGTGGCCAAGGCGGCCCATGTGGATGCCGACGTGCTGGTGACCGGCGAGACGGGTACGGGCAAGCAGCTCGTGGCCGAGGCCATTCACCGCTACAGCCGGCGCGCGGCCAAGCCGTTCATCTCGATCAACTGCGGCGCCTTGGATGAGAATCTGCTGCTCGACACGCTTTTCGGCCACGTCAAGGGGGCTTTCACCGAAGCCCGCTCCGAGCGCAAGGGGGCGTTTCTGGAGGCCGACGGCGGCATCCTGTTCCTCGACGAGGTGCAAAGCGCCACGCCCAAGGTGCAGCAGGCGCTGTTGCGCGCCATCGCCATGCGCCGGGTGCGGCCCCTTGGCAGCGACAAGGAGCTGTCCGTGGACGTGCGCCTCATCGCCGCGTCCAACGTGGATCTGCGCGAGGCCATCGCCGCGGGGGCGTTTCGGGAGGACCTCTATTTCAGGCTCAAGGTCATTGCCGTGTCCACGCCGCCGCTACGGCAACACAAGATGAGCATCTCCGCCCTGGCCCACCATTTCCTCAAGCAGGCCGGCGACACCACGGCCCGGCGGGGGCTTGGGCTGTCGCGGGGGGCGCTGGCCAAGCTGACCGCCTACGACTGGCCGGGCAACATCCGGGAGCTCAAGCACTGCATTTTGCGGGCGGCGGTCATGTCCGAGCACAGCGTCATTCAGGATACGGACATCGTGCTCGAAGCCGACGGCGGCACGTTCGACGCCGCGACGGCGGAGCAGGCGGCCGAGGCGGTCGTCGCCCCGCCCGAATCCTTCGCCGCCGTGTCCATGTCCATCGAACAGGTGGCGCTCAACGCGCGCCAGCGGACGGCGCTTCCCGTCATCGTGCGGGAGGGTTCGGTCACGCGGGGCCGTTACGAGGCGCTTTGCGGCGGCATTCCCCAGCGCACGGCCGTGCACGACCTGCGGGACATGGTGGACAAGGGGCTGCTCGCCCGGCGGGGCAGCGGCCCGGCCACGCGCTACGAACCCACGCCGGCCGGCGTGCTCGCGGCCGGGGAGGAGTAGGGGGGCAGCGTTACTCGACCGGCTCCCAGCATTTGCCGTCGGCCGAGGCCTTGGTCGTGACGGTCTTTCTGGCCCCGCAGTGCCGGCAGAAGACCTCCACCGTGCGGGTGGTTTCCGTGCTGGCCGCTTCCGAGGAACGAAGCGCCGGCTTGTTGCAGAAGATGCAGTCGAACTCGGGTTCCTTGTCGATGGGCGCGGGCTGGTGCAGGGTAAAGCTCATGGTTCCTCCCTTCGGCAGGCCTGGGACGCCTTGACGGCGCGTTATCGGTCCAGAACGTGATGCGACGGGATGACGCAGGTAAACGTCCCGCCAAGGACCATAGTCGCTTCGCGGCGCACCGTCACCTCCACCAGCCGTTTTTTCCCTTCCCCCTCCGTGACGGTGGCTTCGGCCGCGATCTCCTCGCCCACGACCACCGGGGCCGTGAAGCGGACCGTGGCCGCGCCGAGGACCACCAGCGGGTCGTTGACCGCGAGCATGGCGGCATGGTCGGCCAGACCGAAGACGAAGCCGCCGTGCACCAGTCCCCGGTCGTCGGCGGCCATGGCCGGCAGCGTGGCCAGCCGGACCACGGCCCGGCCCGGGGACAGTTCCACGGGCGTGCCGCAAAGGGCCAGGTCGATGCCGAGATGGGTGTTTCGTTGCATGGGCGCTCCTTGACCCGAACATGCCAAAAGCGCCAGGCGAGAGCAACGGCGCGAGGTCGCAAAAAAGGCCGCTCCCCGGGAAGGGGGCGGCCTTTTTTGCGAGCGGGAAATGGCTGCCGATCAGGACGTGGCCTAGCCGGCGGGCTTGATCTTTTCGGTGATGGTGGTGAAGGTCGTGCTCAACTGCTGCCCCAGGCTGGAGACGACGCCGACGATGACGGCGGCGATCAGGGCGACCATGAGGCCGTATTCCACCGCGGTGGCTCCTTCCTCGTCACGAACGAACTTGGTGATGGCGCGCAGCATGGTTTTTCTCCCCTTTCTTTATATGTGGCTTGCCGGTTGTATCCGTTGCCGATCTTGACAGGGTATAAAGCACGGGGCGTGCCAGACCGGTGATTTTGGGCAATAGCCCGCAGTGACTGGATAAAAAAGCATACTGCCTCGATGATGTTCCCGGATACGTGGAACGGCGGGCAGCCATTCCCGAATTTGTGGAAACGGCGTCGGGCGTGGCGTTCTTGCACGCGGGCAGCGAGTAGGGACGCGACGCCGCTCGGCCTGGTGGCGTTCGGAAACAAGGCCGTGCCGACGCGGCCCAGGCGCCTGTTCGCGCCCGGAGCCGGCGGCAGGGCCTTTTCACCTAAAAAAAGCCGCCCCGGGAAGGGGGCGGCCTTTTTGCGAGCGAGAAATGGCTGCCGATCAGGACGTGGCCTAGCCGGCGGGCTTGATCTTTTCGGTGATGGTGGTGAAGGTCGTGCTCAACTGCTGCCCCAGGCTGGAGACGACGCCGACGATAACGGCGGCGATCAGGGCGACCATGAGGCCGTATTCCACCGCGGTGGCTCCTTCTTCGTCACGAACGAACTTGGTGATGGTGCGCAGCATGGTTTTTCTCCCCTTTCTTTATATGTGGATTGCCGGTTGTGTATCCGTTGCCGATCTTGACAAGTCATAAAGCACGGGGCGTGCCAGTTTCGCACAAATAAAGAATATGCTGTAATAACAGCGAAAAATACTTTTTGCCTGGATGGACTGTCTCGAAAAAATAGAAAACCGTGAGTGTGTTCCAAAAAACATGGAACCAGGGGGCGTGGTCTTTTCGATCAGCGCGGGCCGGGCGAGGGTACGGCCTGAGCGGCCGTATCCGGGGATAAGGCCGCGCCGACGAGGCCCAGGCGCTTGGTCGCGCCCGGAGTCGGCGGAAGGGTCTGCAAAGTGAGGCGGGATTCCCCCGGCGGCAGGCGCAGGGTCAGCGTGACGGGCGTGGAAAGGCGCGTGGCGTCGATTTCCTGCGTCAATCCCGGCCCCGTGAGCCGCACGCGCACGGGCGTCATGGCCACGAGGTTGCACGTGAGGCGCGCCACGACCGGTTTCCCGCGGCTGTTGGTCAGCCGCAACACCCCGCTGTCGCCCACCCAGACGATGGGGCCGCTGATGGAGTGCTCCGGCGGCGAGCAGCCCTCGCCGAAGCGCAGGGTGAGGTCCGAGGGCGCGGCCACGGCCAGCCGCCAGGACGGCACGACAGCCACCGAAGCCACGGGAATGGCCCGACCCGTGATCGTCGTTTCCGAGAGTTTCCGGCGCCCCATGGCCATGGCCGGGGTCAGCCGCCAGGCGCCGGCGTCCTCGTAGAGGATGTCGGGATAGCGGTTGGTGGCGTCGCTTACGACGTGGACGGCGTCGGCCAGCAGCCCGGGCTGGTCCGGGTGCGGGGCGTAGGGATCGGGACCCGGCGGGCCAAGGCGCGTCACCCGGGCCAGGAGAATGGACGTCACCGCATCCGTCGGCGCGGACAACCGGCGCAGGGCATAGACGGGCAGGTCCGGGGGGCTGGCCGGATCGACGGTTTCGAGGACATGCACCCGCTTGCCCGCGTGGTGGGAAAACCAGGCCTCCCAGTAGCCGGGATGGGTGATCTCCACGTTGACCGTAGTGAAAAGGTCCGGGGCGATGAGGGTCGCGCCGTCCGGCAGGGCGCCGAAATCCGGGCTCTTGGCCGCGAGCTGGGCCATGCGCCAGCGCGAGGCGGCGGCGATCTTGCTTTCGAGCACCGAAGCGTTGACCGAGGCGTTTACCAGCGCCATGGCGGCGGCCAAAACGGCCAGACCGGCGGCAAGCCCCTGGCGGGCCCGGCCGGAAAGCCGGCCGCACAGCCACAGGGCGGCCAGGGCCAGGGCGATGGCCCAGGCATAGGCGGAAAAGGTCGAGGTGACGTACCAGGTGATGCCGTGGGTGGTCGGCTCCTGGTACTTGGGCGACAGGCTGATAAGGAAATTGGGGCAGTAGGCGGCGTAGAGCACAAGGCACGCCGGGAGGAGCCGCGCGCGCGGACGGTCCGGGCCGCGCGTGAGCAGATGGTAGGCGAGTCCGCCGGTGACGACCGAGAGGCCCAGCCAGGCCGGGGCCAGGCGCGGCCAGTTGCCCGCGAGCTGGCGCAGGTAGCCGGCGAAGTCGAGGACCAGGGCGGACGTGATGACCGGAAAGCGGTTGACGTAGTCGACGTCGAGGTGAAACGCGCCAAGGGGCAGGGCGCTTTGACTGTAGGCCAACACCGTTTCCAGGATGCGCAGCGGGCTTGAGAGGTCCAGGGCGTTGCCGTCGTACTGGGAGGGGTGCAGGGCGCGGTAGGTGAGGTAGACGACGAGATAGACCGCCAGGTCGATGTTGGCCCGGACCATGGTCCGCAGCCGCTCCCGTTTGGGCCGGCCGTACCGTTCCCCGGCCAGCCAGATGACGGCGCATAAAAGCGGCGCGTAGCACAAAAACGCCTCGAAATGGCAGTAGGCGGCAAAGGCCAGCAGGTTGGCCAGGACAAGGAGCCGTGTGCGGCCCATGCGCCCGTGCCGCCACAGGCAGTAGGCCGCCCAGGTGATGCACAGCAGCCCCGAATCGAAGACCAGCGGATAGGACGAGACGATGTTGTGGTGCCAGTTGTCCTGGTAAAAGGCCGTGGCGAAGAGCATGGCCAGCAGCCCGAGCGCCGGCAGCCCGGCCACGGTCGCCGCGAGAAAGGCGCACGAGGCCATGGCCGCGGCGAAGACCGTCAGCGATATCGCCTTGCGCGCCGGTTCGCTGTCCAGATGGTAGGGCAGGGAGGTGAGCCCCACGTGCAGATAGTGGTGGAAGCGGCCGCTCCCGGCGGCCAGCTCGCCCGCAAAGGCGATCAGGCTGCCGGTGATGACGTGCTGCTCGTAGACGAGGTCG
Proteins encoded in this window:
- a CDS encoding GGDEF domain-containing protein, with the translated sequence MERILSYAKQHDFTKYTSTLLDAWRMSISGLTAALCMARYRHGEGEPQFNPDEDYTTDSVTEFGRLEAKRHRERGINLSMFLGLLKYYRDTYIDLLTEKGDEEFKQPWIRFILRSFDRFEIALCAEWVTTEDSEQISRLEKANRRLSNEKNKYLTVFESTPRPVFLIDKEGLLDSMNLSATDLLGLGMDSGEMYYSGGHSTLNREAEGLRKPLDDYLPWLKDAVRSFSAGDALSHRLEVKIDSFGANQYFDVFLAHMLDVSGKFSGILIILDDITRRKQLEFQLNHLATTDALTGANNRHRFLERAEEEIVHSERYDRPVSFLMLDIDHFKIINDTFGHAIGDDVLRVLSAECRKLFRQTDVFGRVGGEEFAAILPETTSEGAGQIAERLRQTLAQLNVDGPDGSIAFTVSIGIVERKEDQNLSDIMYYADKALYEAKNAGRNRVVSWNGKTFE
- a CDS encoding sulfite exporter TauE/SafE family protein, producing the protein MDTSWLYLYMPIAGVEILWPGLVLIGFSVGVIGGFFGMAGAWMVTPGLNILGFPMAFAIGTDIAHIAGKSMISTMRHAKFGNVDYKLGFVMLIGTMIGIECGAQIVMKLERLGTIGPVVRWVYVVLLALISWMVFYDYHKATSKKKNNSSGESGEGLTWYKTMQRINIPPMMYFKTAGFTCSVWLPILVSYLTGVLAGFLGIGGGLFRMPALVYLIGCPTHIAVGTDLFEVMISGLYGSFTYALKGRIELVAVFVMLSGAAIGAQIGTVATKYAKGYGIRLAFGVAVLCCMLSIILKQFKFNAAATVVILGTITLICLWIIRIMLSGAAQELRAKKAREQSA
- a CDS encoding universal stress protein; its protein translation is MKILVAIDDSAFAGKVLETAVAMAVDKAAELTIISVASLLDDIDDMPPGMNDKLRAVAEKTVATAKEAAAAKGVRAETHVEQSESPANSIVTYAKEMKADRIVIGHKGKSRLERLLVGSVAQGVVAHSPCSVFVVK
- a CDS encoding sigma 54-interacting transcriptional regulator translates to MRTKLLAVLIPSMVAILLVTGYVTYIFSQQFLQEALERSGIVQTLALSKALEDALARGRRDLLFFAGERPTAEAMAAYLSRINALRPFPYCEFGYLDLEGHEHVYYVTLHGKAVRLPDAAIPDIRPSPFRLVEEARGLGPGQVVLGPLAQLDYHLTLGTGEDVAMGDEVYRLITPRADAAGRIVGVYILSIGARDLRNILSLYNSIHSPLHGFERSLEVRFSFLFDTEGWVLFQSADVGDPGLELTTYLARAGYSGTLGRRGMESAFRPESHYKHFWRMIGDVREGKSGIIDQADDGQLDVGGFRASYMPYAPVRFASSENGPFKVVAGVAYMDKTRMTLRAGYKQVDVVFIITLSAIILVTGLITLLARAITRPIIDLSRSVSSIESTNGLSPLKLPDHDHETTLLKNAINAMIAALRRQWDEIKSRDRKIEQVRMREAASPDPAMLGGTAGLFPEIKGVGPLLERLRAEVAKAAHVDADVLVTGETGTGKQLVAEAIHRYSRRAAKPFISINCGALDENLLLDTLFGHVKGAFTEARSERKGAFLEADGGILFLDEVQSATPKVQQALLRAIAMRRVRPLGSDKELSVDVRLIAASNVDLREAIAAGAFREDLYFRLKVIAVSTPPLRQHKMSISALAHHFLKQAGDTTARRGLGLSRGALAKLTAYDWPGNIRELKHCILRAAVMSEHSVIQDTDIVLEADGGTFDAATAEQAAEAVVAPPESFAAVSMSIEQVALNARQRTALPVIVREGSVTRGRYEALCGGIPQRTAVHDLRDMVDKGLLARRGSGPATRYEPTPAGVLAAGEE
- a CDS encoding thioesterase — its product is MQRNTHLGIDLALCGTPVELSPGRAVVRLATLPAMAADDRGLVHGGFVFGLADHAAMLAVNDPLVVLGAATVRFTAPVVVGEEIAAEATVTEGEGKKRLVEVTVRREATMVLGGTFTCVIPSHHVLDR
- a CDS encoding Flp family type IVb pilin; translated protein: MLRAITKFVRDEEGATAVEYGLMVALIAAVIVGVVSSLGQQLSTTFTTITEKIKPAG
- a CDS encoding Flp family type IVb pilin, coding for MLRTITKFVRDEEGATAVEYGLMVALIAAVIVGVVSSLGQQLSTTFTTITEKIKPAG